A region from the Candidatus Gracilibacteria bacterium genome encodes:
- a CDS encoding putative metal-binding motif-containing protein has product MFDSFKRFFTEEQTPSAPTSAEVSSPSSSSVNSFARNALLATALFSATGCANNDKNTGTTDSGVEIQDLDGDGFTNLGGTASESDCNDEDAHVYPGATELCDGVDNNCDGVVDEANAADAKTFYTDGDGDSFGDLNSPVRACAQPTGTTTANFATDCNDTEATVNPAATEMCDGIDNNCDAVTDETTAADAATFYRDADADTYGDASVTQQACSAPSGFVANATDCDDARTETNPAADEYCNGIDDNCDGDVDPTDSVDAPIWYLDKDSDGSGTDETTTRQCTQPADPVTGVSYVDTDGDCDDTNNTVHPGAIESCNGVDDDCDGYADDTDTVTYFKDTDEDGYGTSTDTQSKMVCEERPEGYVTTDGDCNDDASAINPGATEICDGVNNDCDADTDEPDSTDASTWYQDTDSDGFGNAAASQRDCYQPADYVADSSDCDDTDAAVNPGATEYCDGADNDCNGVTDEPTAVDALTFYRDADSDTYGNPASSEEACSAPAGYVADSSDCDDGRATVNPGAAEVCDELDNDCDGTVDESSAIDADTWYQDTDSDTFGNAAVSTPSCNQPINYVADATDCNDADATINPAASERCDDVDNDCDGTTDEASAVDADTLYRDADSDTYGNASTSTTSCSDVSGYVTNATDCDDTLSTVHPDAEETCDGVDQNCDGEVDNNATDTSEWFSDIDEDGFGDSELSTLACDEPAGYTDNADDCDDANDKVNPGEVEGATCDGFDNDCSGEEETSAGEACETAIQQVGYNYGTEGGVYVMDSEGGRVLVAYEGLDSYVGAGCDYLEGTLDNASYTWFDSTPATFDVYGLTLETDVAAYPGCENVTLAALGGYGASISALTDCYGTSLTAEALTHNPTVIGVEACRF; this is encoded by the coding sequence ATGTTCGACTCATTCAAAAGATTTTTCACTGAAGAGCAAACCCCTAGTGCACCCACCTCAGCGGAGGTTTCTTCCCCTTCTAGCTCTAGCGTTAACTCTTTTGCTCGTAATGCTCTCCTTGCAACTGCTCTTTTTAGTGCTACTGGATGTGCAAACAACGACAAAAATACTGGCACCACTGATTCTGGGGTGGAAATTCAAGATTTAGACGGAGATGGATTTACGAACCTGGGAGGCACTGCCTCTGAGTCAGATTGTAATGATGAGGACGCTCATGTTTACCCCGGAGCCACTGAACTTTGCGATGGAGTGGATAATAATTGCGACGGCGTTGTTGATGAAGCAAATGCGGCCGATGCTAAAACTTTTTATACGGATGGAGATGGAGACAGCTTTGGCGATCTCAATAGCCCGGTACGAGCTTGCGCACAACCCACAGGAACGACAACTGCTAATTTTGCCACAGACTGCAATGATACTGAGGCCACGGTTAACCCTGCTGCCACGGAAATGTGCGATGGAATCGACAATAACTGCGACGCGGTCACTGACGAAACTACCGCCGCCGATGCCGCCACTTTTTATCGTGATGCGGATGCGGATACTTATGGAGATGCTTCTGTGACTCAACAGGCTTGTTCCGCTCCTTCTGGCTTTGTTGCCAATGCCACGGATTGCGATGATGCTCGAACCGAAACCAATCCCGCAGCCGATGAATATTGTAATGGGATAGACGATAACTGCGATGGCGATGTGGATCCGACCGATTCCGTTGATGCTCCTATTTGGTATCTTGATAAAGATTCTGATGGATCTGGCACGGATGAAACCACGACCCGCCAATGCACTCAACCCGCCGACCCTGTGACTGGAGTGAGTTATGTTGATACGGATGGAGACTGTGATGACACCAATAACACGGTCCACCCCGGTGCGATCGAATCCTGCAATGGAGTCGACGATGACTGTGATGGATACGCGGATGATACCGATACAGTCACTTACTTTAAAGATACGGATGAAGATGGCTACGGAACTTCCACAGATACTCAATCTAAAATGGTCTGTGAAGAACGCCCTGAAGGTTATGTTACAACGGACGGGGACTGTAACGACGATGCCTCTGCCATCAACCCCGGAGCCACTGAAATTTGCGATGGAGTAAATAATGATTGCGACGCCGATACGGATGAACCCGATTCAACGGATGCTTCCACCTGGTATCAGGATACGGATTCCGATGGTTTCGGAAATGCTGCTGCCTCACAAAGGGATTGCTATCAACCTGCTGACTATGTTGCCGACTCCAGCGATTGCGACGACACCGATGCCGCAGTTAACCCCGGTGCTACGGAATATTGCGATGGGGCAGACAATGACTGTAATGGTGTCACCGATGAACCGACTGCTGTGGATGCTTTGACTTTTTATCGCGACGCCGATTCCGATACATACGGTAATCCTGCAAGCTCTGAAGAAGCTTGTTCTGCTCCCGCCGGCTATGTGGCGGATTCCAGTGATTGTGATGATGGTCGCGCCACGGTTAATCCCGGAGCTGCGGAAGTCTGTGATGAGCTCGATAATGACTGCGATGGAACTGTCGATGAATCTTCTGCTATCGATGCCGACACTTGGTATCAAGATACCGACAGCGATACCTTCGGAAACGCTGCTGTTTCAACCCCGTCTTGTAATCAACCGATCAATTATGTTGCCGATGCTACGGACTGTAATGATGCCGATGCAACCATTAATCCCGCCGCTTCCGAACGTTGCGATGACGTGGACAATGACTGCGATGGAACCACGGATGAAGCCAGTGCGGTGGATGCCGACACGTTGTATCGCGATGCTGATTCCGATACTTATGGAAATGCTTCCACTTCCACAACATCCTGTTCTGATGTGAGCGGCTATGTCACCAATGCCACGGATTGTGACGATACCCTATCCACGGTCCACCCTGATGCCGAAGAAACCTGCGATGGTGTTGACCAAAACTGTGATGGAGAAGTCGACAACAATGCCACGGATACTTCGGAATGGTTCTCTGATATCGACGAGGATGGATTTGGAGATTCGGAACTCTCGACTTTGGCCTGTGACGAACCTGCTGGTTACACAGACAATGCTGACGACTGCGATGACGCCAATGACAAGGTCAATCCCGGTGAAGTCGAAGGCGCAACCTGCGACGGATTTGACAACGATTGTTCCGGGGAAGAAGAAACCTCTGCTGGAGAAGCATGCGAAACCGCTATTCAACAAGTGGGTTATAATTATGGAACAGAAGGCGGCGTTTATGTCATGGATTCTGAAGGAGGCCGTGTCCTTGTTGCCTATGAAGGGCTTGATAGTTATGTGGGTGCGGGCTGCGACTACCTTGAGGGGACGCTTGATAATGCCTCCTATACTTGGTTCGATTCCACTCCGGCAACATTTGATGTTTATGGATTAACCTTAGAAACGGATGTCGCCGCTTATCCGGGTTGTGAAAATGTTACTTTAGCTGCGTTGGGCGGATATGGAGCTTCCATTTCTGCTCTCACGGATTGTTATGGAACATCATTAACTGCAGAAGCTTTAACTCATAATCCCACAGTGATCGGGGTTGAAGCTTGCCGCTTTTAA
- a CDS encoding putative metal-binding motif-containing protein — translation MRSTPQTGLDQNSLSTEVPRSVGPDNSLFSRATKTIIGPMRNAILLTGLTFVLPNMMGCERSSVSPKGEDTAGEFDPNFYDKDHDGFNPNEGDCNDQNPDINPAAPETFYNGVDQDCNGSNDNDADGDGAESSLYGGTDCDDSNLNNVSDCDVLFNMSAQYGSIGPVTDISYDREGIYFVGTGEDQQAVTPNSICQLAGFDQAEFARGWEWMECAGVPVSLDKLDPKTLVFTNIEATQDCVGQYFGNEGYVASINDSYGTNYTSLSPHGTYYAPTTTISLGQGYPDNLNPGRDGVVSCVAVMPEEK, via the coding sequence ATGAGATCTACCCCCCAAACCGGACTTGATCAAAATTCCCTCTCTACAGAGGTCCCCAGAAGCGTTGGCCCTGACAATTCCCTCTTTTCCCGTGCTACCAAGACCATCATCGGCCCTATGCGCAATGCAATTTTACTCACCGGATTAACATTCGTTCTTCCTAACATGATGGGCTGTGAAAGATCCAGTGTCTCGCCTAAAGGCGAAGACACTGCAGGAGAATTTGATCCTAATTTTTATGACAAGGATCACGATGGATTCAATCCCAATGAAGGAGATTGTAATGATCAAAATCCTGACATCAACCCTGCTGCCCCTGAAACTTTTTATAACGGCGTTGATCAGGACTGCAATGGATCCAATGACAATGACGCGGATGGAGATGGAGCTGAATCCTCTCTTTATGGCGGCACGGATTGTGACGATTCCAATCTAAATAATGTCTCCGATTGTGATGTGCTCTTTAATATGAGTGCCCAATACGGAAGCATTGGCCCTGTGACAGATATTTCTTATGATCGCGAAGGAATTTACTTTGTTGGGACAGGAGAAGACCAACAAGCAGTCACTCCTAACTCTATTTGCCAATTGGCCGGATTTGATCAAGCTGAATTTGCCCGAGGCTGGGAATGGATGGAATGCGCCGGAGTTCCGGTTTCCCTCGACAAATTGGATCCTAAAACTCTTGTTTTCACTAACATTGAAGCCACTCAAGATTGTGTCGGACAATACTTTGGAAATGAAGGTTACGTAGCAAGCATAAATGATTCCTATGGAACCAACTATACATCTCTCTCTCCTCATGGGACTTATTATGCACCCACTACGACTATCTCTCTTGGGCAAGGTTATCCGGACAATCTTAACCCGGGGAGGGATGGAGTCGTTTCTTGTGTCGCAGTTATGCCCGAGGAAAAATAA
- a CDS encoding UDP-N-acetylglucosamine--N-acetylmuramyl-(pentapeptide) pyrophosphoryl-undecaprenol N-acetylglucosamine transferase, giving the protein MHELRILLSGGGTAGHVLPHIAVLKALKKIGEEKLTRKTREGKVKSSAAEKVAEVLLECAKKAKILHPPSVEQGKIFLYIGSKTGPEKALAEQWGIPYQAIATGKWRRYLDFENILLNVRDLVRIKIGVFQAIFAVRRFKPDVIFSKGGYVSVPVLFAGWLLRVPIVIHDSDAIPGMTTRIVARFATKICLGYKEAADYFKGEKMKAKIVVTGVPIREEIVKGTRAQGLKKSGLKGAKPIVLIMGGSLGAERINVAVREALPELLKKVEILHITGKGKMDSLIKPENDKSSRLNKVKNEVGDRENTAKGAGKSGYRQIEYANEDLADFYAMSDLIVSRAGANSIAEIEALHKPCILIPLGGKVSHGDQAANAAIMRKRGKCWVIEDEELSGEKLLGAARSFCGKARKN; this is encoded by the coding sequence ATGCACGAGCTTCGCATCCTGTTAAGTGGCGGGGGCACGGCGGGTCACGTTTTGCCGCATATCGCCGTACTTAAGGCCTTGAAGAAAATCGGGGAGGAGAAGTTGACTCGAAAAACTCGAGAGGGAAAAGTGAAATCATCGGCCGCCGAAAAAGTGGCGGAAGTGCTTTTGGAATGTGCGAAAAAAGCCAAAATTCTTCATCCGCCATCCGTCGAGCAAGGGAAAATTTTTCTATACATCGGCTCTAAAACCGGCCCTGAAAAAGCGTTGGCTGAGCAATGGGGGATCCCGTATCAAGCCATTGCCACCGGAAAATGGCGTCGATATCTCGACTTTGAGAATATTTTATTGAATGTGCGTGATCTCGTTCGAATTAAAATCGGTGTTTTTCAGGCGATTTTTGCGGTGAGACGGTTTAAGCCGGACGTAATTTTTAGTAAGGGCGGGTACGTGTCGGTCCCGGTGCTCTTTGCAGGGTGGTTGTTGCGAGTGCCTATTGTGATTCATGATTCGGACGCAATCCCGGGAATGACCACGCGAATTGTGGCGCGCTTTGCAACAAAGATTTGTCTTGGTTATAAAGAGGCGGCGGATTATTTTAAAGGTGAAAAAATGAAGGCGAAAATTGTGGTGACTGGGGTCCCGATCCGAGAAGAAATAGTGAAAGGAACGCGAGCGCAAGGATTAAAAAAGTCCGGATTAAAAGGGGCAAAGCCCATTGTGCTAATCATGGGAGGGAGCCTCGGGGCAGAACGCATCAATGTTGCGGTGAGAGAGGCGTTGCCGGAATTATTGAAAAAAGTGGAAATTTTACACATCACGGGAAAAGGAAAAATGGATTCCTTGATCAAGCCGGAGAATGACAAGTCAAGCCGGCTCAATAAGGTTAAAAACGAGGTCGGCGACAGGGAAAATACGGCCAAGGGAGCCGGAAAGTCCGGCTATCGCCAAATCGAATACGCAAACGAAGACCTCGCGGATTTTTATGCCATGAGCGACTTGATCGTGAGCCGGGCCGGAGCCAACTCCATTGCCGAAATCGAGGCGCTTCACAAACCCTGCATCCTCATCCCTCTCGGAGGAAAAGTGAGCCACGGCGACCAAGCCGCCAATGCCGCGATCATGAGAAAACGGGGGAAATGTTGGGTGATTGAGGATGAGGAGCTGAGTGGGGAAAAGTTATTGGGGGCCGCTCGCTCTTTTTGTTGAAAAGCCAGAAAGAATTAA
- a CDS encoding putative peptidoglycan glycosyltransferase FtsW, producing MPLLRKRPKTGFFNFIKSPTHPIDHVLLIAVFSLLIFSLIMITSIGVPKSIQLTGSGIDYPNCGSDGVDCYLVLKNHAMRIAVGVLVFVALLKVHYQFWRKISTLFFMFAFSLLVAVLMFGHDYNTFARSWLSLPHIPMLQSIQPTEIAKLALIFYFAHWFDRKEREGEIKDFSKGFIAFCIVSGIVMVPVVLQPDLGSAMVIAVIAAGMYFIAGANWRHIVLGVTITCVFSLGAIASIDRLHDRFSAYFSPDEKECAESYCWQSEQAKIAVGSGGIWGRGLTQGIQKSYWLPQASDDFIFAASAEEIGFIRTILVVLAYCIILYRGLQIAEEAPDNFSKFTAAGITIWITFQAFINIAVNIAILPVTGITLPFVSYGGSSMVMSLVGAAVLLNISQYTNARASHPVKWRGHGGSRFAAYRRT from the coding sequence ATGCCTCTCCTCCGCAAACGTCCCAAAACCGGCTTTTTTAATTTCATCAAATCTCCAACGCATCCCATCGATCACGTGTTGTTGATCGCGGTTTTTTCGTTGCTTATTTTCAGTCTAATCATGATCACGAGCATCGGGGTGCCCAAGTCGATTCAACTCACGGGTTCGGGTATCGATTATCCCAATTGCGGGAGTGATGGGGTGGATTGTTATTTGGTGCTTAAAAATCACGCCATGCGCATCGCGGTCGGGGTGTTGGTTTTTGTCGCTTTGCTTAAAGTTCATTATCAATTTTGGAGAAAAATTTCGACTCTTTTTTTTATGTTCGCTTTTTCATTGCTCGTCGCGGTCTTGATGTTCGGACATGATTACAATACGTTTGCGCGAAGTTGGCTTTCTCTCCCTCATATCCCGATGCTTCAATCCATTCAGCCCACGGAAATCGCCAAACTCGCGTTGATCTTTTATTTCGCTCATTGGTTTGACCGTAAAGAACGAGAAGGGGAAATTAAAGATTTCAGCAAGGGGTTCATCGCTTTTTGTATTGTGTCCGGGATTGTGATGGTGCCGGTGGTTCTACAGCCGGATTTAGGGTCCGCCATGGTCATTGCCGTGATTGCAGCGGGTATGTATTTTATCGCCGGAGCGAATTGGAGACATATTGTACTCGGAGTCACCATCACTTGTGTTTTTTCACTTGGAGCGATTGCAAGCATCGATCGTTTGCATGATCGATTTTCCGCTTATTTTAGTCCGGATGAAAAAGAGTGTGCGGAAAGTTATTGTTGGCAGTCCGAGCAAGCCAAAATTGCGGTGGGGAGCGGAGGGATTTGGGGCAGAGGGTTGACGCAAGGCATTCAAAAATCGTATTGGTTGCCTCAAGCTTCGGATGATTTTATTTTTGCCGCGTCCGCGGAAGAGATTGGATTTATTCGAACCATCCTTGTGGTTTTAGCGTACTGCATTATTTTATATCGCGGACTTCAAATCGCCGAAGAGGCCCCGGACAATTTCTCGAAATTCACCGCAGCCGGAATTACGATTTGGATCACGTTTCAGGCTTTTATCAACATCGCTGTCAACATCGCCATCCTTCCCGTCACCGGGATCACGCTTCCGTTTGTGAGTTATGGGGGGAGTTCCATGGTGATGTCTTTGGTGGGCGCAGCGGTGCTTCTTAATATTTCACAATACACCAATGCACGAGCTTCGCATCCTGTTAAGTGGCGGGGGCACGGCGGGTCACGTTTTGCCGCATATCGCCGTACTTAA
- the lspA gene encoding signal peptidase II: MEKSRYANDMLKKPCSYLVLTSLSLLILWTDLFTKHVAETVFSVQPVTLFPGVEFIYSKNTGIAFGLPVGGIFLLILTALLMVGFLVYALRQLDLRRCSVTIMISLVLGGALGNFIDRFSLGFVRDFIRIGPWPTFNIADSALCIGLFLLFLSLIFPPHDVPSRRGKFGCDNSHGNTRNGHCE; the protein is encoded by the coding sequence TTGGAAAAATCTCGTTATGCTAACGATATGTTGAAAAAACCATGCTCCTACCTCGTTCTCACCAGCCTTTCGCTCCTGATTTTGTGGACGGATTTATTCACCAAACATGTGGCGGAAACCGTGTTCAGCGTCCAACCTGTGACTCTTTTCCCGGGAGTTGAATTCATTTATTCAAAAAATACCGGCATCGCATTTGGCCTGCCCGTAGGAGGCATTTTTCTCCTTATTTTGACCGCACTTCTCATGGTTGGATTTTTAGTGTACGCCCTGCGCCAGCTGGATTTGAGGCGCTGTTCTGTTACAATAATGATAAGTCTTGTTTTGGGCGGCGCTCTCGGCAATTTCATCGATCGATTTTCCCTTGGATTTGTCCGGGATTTCATCCGCATCGGGCCCTGGCCCACGTTCAATATTGCGGATTCCGCGCTGTGCATCGGACTGTTTCTCCTCTTTTTATCCTTGATTTTCCCTCCTCATGATGTCCCTTCTCGACGATGAAAATTCGGCTGCGACAACTCCCATTGAAACACCCGCAACTGACACTGCGAATAG
- the aroE gene encoding shikimate dehydrogenase: MPQLFGIIAHPVAHSLSPAMHNAAFKALKMEARFDAFDVLPEDLGEFMKEHRELKGMAVSIPHKETVGHYLDEIDPIAREIGAVNTVYWKGEKRCGTNTDAPGFLSAVKEAMPELEGKRAVVLGAGGAARAVVWALNKEGMGVTILNRTVGKAKALAEAFHVNVAKNWDEIGGKIDLIVNTTSVGLEGHEEPELVPARYFHSNQVVFDLVYRKKGTTRLLATAQSVGAKIIDGKAMLLYQGVLQFEWWTGEKAPEEVMRESLG, from the coding sequence ATGCCCCAACTCTTTGGCATCATCGCGCATCCGGTAGCTCATTCCTTGTCTCCGGCCATGCACAACGCCGCATTCAAAGCGCTTAAGATGGAGGCTCGGTTTGACGCATTCGATGTGTTGCCTGAGGATTTGGGCGAATTTATGAAAGAGCATCGAGAGTTGAAAGGCATGGCAGTGTCGATCCCGCACAAGGAAACCGTGGGCCACTATTTGGATGAAATTGACCCCATTGCGAGAGAAATTGGGGCCGTGAATACGGTGTATTGGAAAGGAGAAAAAAGATGCGGAACCAACACCGATGCCCCGGGTTTTTTGAGTGCGGTGAAGGAGGCGATGCCGGAATTGGAAGGAAAACGCGCCGTGGTTTTAGGAGCCGGAGGCGCGGCACGCGCCGTGGTGTGGGCCTTAAATAAAGAGGGGATGGGAGTGACGATTCTCAATCGAACCGTGGGAAAAGCAAAAGCTTTGGCTGAAGCATTTCATGTAAATGTTGCAAAAAATTGGGACGAAATCGGAGGGAAAATCGATCTTATCGTAAACACCACATCTGTGGGACTGGAGGGCCACGAAGAACCCGAACTCGTTCCGGCTCGTTATTTTCATTCGAATCAGGTTGTTTTTGATCTTGTTTATCGAAAAAAAGGAACCACGCGCTTGCTGGCCACGGCCCAATCCGTTGGCGCAAAAATCATCGATGGAAAAGCCATGCTTCTCTATCAGGGCGTGCTTCAATTCGAATGGTGGACCGGGGAAAAGGCGCCGGAGGAGGTGATGAGGGAATCGTTAGGATAA
- a CDS encoding slipin family protein, whose translation MPAAIVTVAFVILIILLISIRQVNEYQRGVKFSLGKYSGTVLPGWRIIVPVFQSLVRVDMRIKAVDVPNQETITKDNISVGINAVIYYKIADSAKAILQVENFFYATSQLAQTTMRNVVGSVTLDHLLQNREELSVTIQTIIDKETEAWGIDVQGVELKDIMIPDDMKRTMAKAAEAERERRAVIIQAEGEVAAAENISKAAKMLASAPGALHLRTLQSINDISSDASNTTIWMIPVETLKALEGFAVKK comes from the coding sequence ATGCCAGCAGCTATTGTTACCGTTGCATTCGTCATCCTCATCATTCTTTTGATCTCAATCCGACAGGTCAATGAGTATCAACGCGGTGTTAAATTCTCATTGGGAAAATATTCCGGAACCGTACTGCCGGGATGGCGCATCATTGTGCCGGTTTTCCAATCGTTGGTGCGTGTGGATATGCGTATCAAGGCCGTGGATGTCCCGAATCAAGAAACCATCACCAAGGACAATATTTCCGTGGGTATCAATGCCGTAATTTATTATAAAATTGCGGATTCGGCAAAAGCGATTTTACAGGTTGAAAATTTCTTTTACGCCACCAGCCAACTCGCACAAACCACGATGAGAAATGTGGTGGGATCCGTGACGCTCGATCATTTACTCCAAAACCGTGAAGAGCTGTCCGTCACGATTCAAACCATCATCGATAAAGAGACCGAAGCCTGGGGTATTGATGTTCAAGGCGTGGAATTGAAAGACATCATGATTCCGGACGACATGAAACGCACCATGGCCAAGGCCGCGGAAGCGGAACGAGAACGCCGAGCCGTCATTATTCAGGCCGAAGGAGAAGTCGCTGCTGCTGAAAATATTTCCAAAGCCGCCAAGATGTTGGCTTCTGCTCCGGGCGCACTTCACCTCAGAACCTTGCAATCCATCAATGATATTTCTTCCGATGCGTCCAACACCACGATATGGATGATCCCGGTTGAGACCTTGAAGGCGTTGGAGGGATTTGCGGTGAAGAAATAA
- a CDS encoding mechanosensitive ion channel family protein, translating to MKKILSLFSAFSAATILMISSVSTTFAASITDSASTAKDTASGIASFLSILWGKAPSWVAAILVFFGSFFVAKMIRERAIDHFTEKFADNNQDAVVLIGRVTYVTVLTIGITVALRIGGLDLTALIAAVGFGLGFAMQDLVMNFIAGILILLNRPFSIGDFIKVGSTMGKVIEIQGRATILKAVDGTRVIVPNSDLFKNQVVNFTANPFRRVEISSIGITYNDDIAHASRVIMAALKENTKILMEPAPTLILSDFGDYSVDFKIRFWVDSHTNWMKIKSEVLHTIKLRMEEHGVQMPYPTQTLLFSRETEDAVVPTHNLSLDEVARRNIDRSKEEEKLATEIEASAKMAKEKGIPSFLPPKPKKPIPEETDLDLIVTGPAVPPDALEPPAGPMLMPKGDIDTGTKFLQSQDAVVVGAGAKVEEELDGSKKRGGSPAFSKLTFSVFSVTILVIF from the coding sequence ATGAAAAAAATCCTCTCTCTGTTCTCGGCTTTTTCCGCCGCTACCATTCTGATGATCTCCTCGGTGTCCACGACCTTTGCCGCGAGCATCACAGACAGTGCGTCTACGGCTAAGGACACGGCCTCTGGCATTGCTTCCTTCCTCAGTATTTTATGGGGAAAAGCTCCGAGTTGGGTGGCTGCGATCCTTGTATTTTTTGGTTCCTTTTTTGTAGCCAAAATGATTCGAGAACGAGCCATTGATCATTTTACGGAAAAATTTGCAGACAATAATCAAGATGCCGTGGTTCTCATTGGTCGCGTGACGTATGTTACGGTGCTGACCATTGGAATTACGGTGGCGTTGCGCATCGGGGGACTGGACCTCACGGCCCTCATTGCCGCAGTTGGATTCGGGTTGGGTTTTGCCATGCAAGATTTGGTCATGAATTTTATTGCCGGAATTTTAATTTTATTGAACCGTCCGTTTTCCATTGGAGATTTTATTAAAGTCGGATCCACTATGGGAAAAGTCATTGAAATTCAAGGCCGCGCCACGATCTTAAAAGCCGTGGATGGCACGCGAGTGATTGTTCCGAACTCGGATCTTTTCAAAAACCAAGTGGTCAACTTTACCGCCAATCCGTTCCGTCGCGTGGAGATCTCCTCCATTGGAATCACTTACAATGATGATATTGCTCATGCGAGTCGAGTGATCATGGCGGCGCTCAAGGAAAATACAAAAATTTTGATGGAACCCGCTCCCACGTTGATTTTGTCGGATTTCGGAGATTATTCCGTGGATTTCAAAATTCGTTTTTGGGTGGATTCACACACCAATTGGATGAAAATCAAATCCGAAGTTTTACACACCATTAAGCTGCGCATGGAGGAACATGGCGTCCAAATGCCGTACCCGACACAGACCTTGCTCTTTAGCCGCGAGACCGAAGATGCGGTGGTTCCCACTCATAATTTATCATTGGATGAAGTGGCGCGTCGCAACATCGATCGCTCCAAAGAAGAGGAAAAACTCGCCACTGAAATTGAAGCGTCCGCCAAGATGGCCAAAGAAAAAGGCATTCCTTCTTTTCTTCCGCCCAAGCCAAAAAAGCCAATTCCTGAAGAAACCGATTTGGATTTGATTGTCACCGGACCTGCCGTGCCGCCGGATGCGCTCGAACCCCCTGCGGGCCCGATGCTCATGCCCAAAGGCGACATTGATACCGGCACCAAATTCTTGCAATCGCAAGATGCGGTTGTGGTCGGAGCCGGGGCAAAGGTGGAAGAGGAGTTGGACTGAAGTAAAAAAAGGGGGGGGTCGCCTGCGTTCTCTAAGCTGACCTTCTCTGTTTTTTCTGTTACAATCTTAGTGATTTTTTAA
- a CDS encoding glutamate-5-semialdehyde dehydrogenase, producing MNLLSQAQAAKSAARKLAILSTAQKNVALQRISEELLTQTDAILAANQEDVERAKAAGETVMVDRLTLNAERLQGIVNELKNVISLPDEVGKIMDERVRPNGLKLERVRVPLGVVGMIYEARPNVTVDATTLCLKSGNAVMLKGGSNAISTNRALVKAMKEALDETDVPSDAIQFIDSTDRAMTGEFLKLRGYLDVVIPRGGRGLIDFVVENSRIPVIETGASVVHTYVDADADLDKAAAIVVNAKTRRVSICNTLDTLLVHEKIAEKFLEKLTPLLRAKNVELRCDERALAIVGKEGIKAKPEDFGKEFLDTILAIKVVDSYEEAVEHIAQYSLKHSEAIVTENATTAERFLHEVDAACVYWNASTQFSDGAQFGLGAEIGISTQKLHVRGPFALEGLTTFKWVGRGDGQTRPEA from the coding sequence ATGAATCTTCTCTCTCAAGCCCAAGCCGCCAAATCCGCTGCTCGTAAACTCGCCATTCTTTCGACTGCGCAAAAAAATGTAGCGCTTCAACGCATTAGCGAAGAGCTTTTAACGCAGACGGATGCGATTCTCGCCGCGAATCAAGAGGACGTTGAACGTGCGAAAGCCGCCGGCGAAACCGTGATGGTGGACCGCCTGACTCTCAACGCCGAGCGCTTGCAAGGCATTGTGAATGAACTCAAAAACGTGATTTCGCTCCCTGATGAGGTTGGGAAAATCATGGATGAGCGCGTGCGACCGAACGGGCTCAAGCTCGAGCGCGTGCGCGTGCCCCTGGGCGTGGTGGGAATGATTTATGAGGCGCGGCCCAATGTAACCGTGGACGCGACCACGTTGTGCTTGAAAAGCGGAAATGCAGTGATGCTCAAAGGCGGTTCGAATGCGATTTCAACCAATCGTGCGCTGGTGAAAGCCATGAAAGAGGCGTTGGATGAGACCGACGTGCCGTCGGATGCGATTCAATTCATTGATTCTACGGACCGGGCTATGACCGGTGAGTTCTTGAAATTGCGAGGCTATTTGGATGTTGTGATCCCTCGTGGAGGACGTGGTTTGATTGATTTTGTGGTGGAAAATTCTCGGATTCCGGTGATTGAAACCGGCGCATCCGTGGTGCACACGTATGTTGATGCCGATGCGGATCTCGACAAAGCTGCAGCCATTGTGGTGAATGCCAAAACGCGGCGCGTTTCCATTTGCAATACGCTCGACACGTTGTTGGTGCACGAAAAGATTGCGGAAAAATTTCTTGAAAAATTAACACCGTTGCTTCGTGCTAAAAACGTTGAATTGCGATGCGATGAACGGGCGTTGGCCATCGTTGGAAAAGAAGGTATAAAAGCCAAGCCCGAGGATTTTGGCAAAGAATTTCTCGATACTATTTTAGCCATCAAAGTGGTGGATTCGTACGAAGAAGCGGTGGAACACATCGCCCAGTACAGCCTCAAACATTCCGAGGCCATTGTGACCGAAAATGCGACCACAGCCGAGCGTTTTTTACATGAAGTGGATGCCGCGTGTGTGTATTGGAACGCGTCGACGCAGTTCAGCGATGGAGCTCAATTCGGGCTGGGAGCCGAGATCGGGATTTCCACTCAAAAACTACATGTGCGCGGACCGTTCGCACTCGAAGGACTGACCACGTTTAAGTGGGTGGGACGGGGGGATGGGCAGACCAGACCCGAAGCGTAG